One window of Candidatus Woesearchaeota archaeon genomic DNA carries:
- the ftsZ gene encoding cell division protein FtsZ: MPLPVKEVKEFREVKREKLPEEIMSNRNIVDAELEQLLSKQKATIKVIGTGGGGNNTINRMAEIGISGCETIAVNTDAQDLLYTTADKKVLIGKAITKGLGAGSIPKVGEEAAREQEHELRKAIEGADMVFITCGLGGGTGTGSAPVIAEVAKKSGALTVGIVTVPFSMEGHRRYENAMMGLEKLENTVDTLIVIPNDKLLELAPDLPLQTSFKVADEILTNSVKGIAELVTRAGLVNLDFADIRAVMDKGGVALIGVGESDSENRAKEAVEKAISNPLLDVDITGANGALINIIGGPDMTLDEARSVVETVSQKLDDDAKIIWGAQISDDLQHTLRTMLIVTGVKSPQIFGPNKTVTQARRGNIQNELGIEFVD; this comes from the coding sequence ATGCCTCTCCCGGTAAAAGAAGTTAAAGAATTCCGGGAAGTAAAACGAGAAAAGCTTCCCGAAGAGATTATGAGTAATAGGAATATTGTTGATGCTGAACTTGAGCAACTTCTCTCCAAGCAAAAAGCAACGATTAAGGTTATCGGGACTGGTGGTGGTGGTAATAATACCATTAATCGTATGGCTGAGATAGGTATCAGTGGCTGTGAAACCATTGCGGTTAACACTGATGCACAAGATCTTTTGTACACGACGGCTGATAAAAAGGTTTTGATTGGAAAGGCTATTACTAAAGGACTAGGTGCTGGTTCTATTCCTAAAGTTGGCGAAGAGGCTGCCCGGGAACAAGAGCACGAATTACGAAAGGCAATAGAAGGGGCTGATATGGTCTTTATTACATGTGGACTTGGCGGCGGCACAGGAACAGGATCTGCTCCAGTCATTGCAGAGGTTGCAAAAAAAAGCGGTGCATTAACCGTTGGTATTGTAACCGTTCCCTTTAGCATGGAAGGTCACCGAAGATATGAAAATGCGATGATGGGGCTGGAGAAGTTAGAAAATACGGTTGACACCCTTATTGTTATTCCCAATGATAAGCTCCTGGAACTTGCACCTGATCTGCCCTTGCAAACAAGCTTCAAGGTTGCCGATGAAATTTTAACGAACTCGGTTAAGGGCATAGCTGAACTGGTTACCAGAGCGGGCTTAGTAAATCTTGATTTTGCTGATATTCGCGCAGTTATGGATAAAGGAGGAGTGGCATTAATCGGCGTCGGAGAAAGCGACAGCGAAAATAGAGCTAAAGAGGCAGTAGAGAAGGCAATCTCCAACCCGCTCCTTGATGTGGATATTACCGGAGCAAACGGCGCACTGATCAATATTATTGGTGGTCCTGATATGACCTTGGACGAAGCACGAAGTGTCGTTGAGACGGTTTCCCAAAAACTGGATGATGATGCAAAGATCATTTGGGGAGCACAGATCAGTGATGATCTGCAACACACCCTGCGAACAATGCTCATTGTTACTGGCGTGAAAAGTCCACAGATCTTTGGTCCAAATAAGACCGTAACCCAGGCAAGGCGGGGAAATATCCAGAATGAATTAGGGATAGAATTTGTTGATTAG
- a CDS encoding protein translocase SEC61 complex subunit gamma — MSFLIRLQQFYLECRRVLKVTKKPSGLEYKTIVKVSGLGIIIIGFIGFVLQMIKQLLF; from the coding sequence ATGTCATTTCTTATTCGTTTACAACAATTTTACCTTGAATGTCGACGAGTGCTCAAGGTAACAAAAAAGCCCAGTGGGCTTGAGTATAAGACCATTGTTAAGGTCTCTGGCCTTGGTATCATAATCATTGGTTTTATTGGATTTGTCTTACAGATGATTAAACAGCTCCTCTTTTAA
- a CDS encoding transcription elongation factor Spt5: MTEEETIIFALRTAANREDQVMDFITSNVKKRGLEVYSIIRPHGMRGYIFLEAKTKSDAEQAAFNIPYARGILPQPVQYKEIEHMLEQVKREVNIKKNDIAEIITGPFKREKCKITRIDKTKEEVVVELLEAAVPIPITVKMDAVRVIRRDTADESGSTPEAVSDEGEEGF; encoded by the coding sequence ATGACTGAAGAAGAAACCATTATTTTTGCCTTACGAACGGCAGCAAACCGAGAAGATCAAGTCATGGATTTTATTACGAGTAATGTCAAGAAGCGTGGCTTGGAAGTGTATAGCATTATAAGACCTCATGGTATGCGAGGCTATATCTTTCTCGAAGCGAAGACAAAGTCTGATGCAGAGCAGGCTGCCTTTAATATTCCTTATGCACGGGGAATTCTTCCTCAACCAGTGCAGTATAAAGAGATTGAGCACATGCTCGAGCAGGTAAAACGTGAAGTGAATATAAAAAAGAATGATATTGCAGAGATTATCACTGGGCCATTCAAGCGAGAGAAATGTAAAATTACTCGCATTGATAAGACCAAGGAAGAGGTTGTTGTTGAGCTCTTAGAGGCAGCAGTACCCATTCCGATCACCGTAAAAATGGATGCAGTTCGCGTTATTCGTCGAGATACGGCTGATGAGAGTGGCTCAACACCAGAAGCAGTGTCAGATGAAGGAGAGGAGGGATTTTAG
- a CDS encoding 50S ribosomal protein L11 → MPKEVVESLVEGGKATAGPPLGPALGPMGINIGQVIADINKKTADFKGMQVPVKVIVDRATKSYEITVGTPPASALIKKEAKVQKGSGSPKDTKVADLRIEQIIKIAKMKEDSLLGKDLKQKIKEVIGTCRSMGVLVHGVEPVEAIKQVNAGNFDKEIREEKTELSAEELRQLEEERKRLEEEMKEKREEFLRKAKAIAEEFKDKEPREIQKKLIEAGIPDKIIHEVVKIEEKKPEDKGAKPEEKKKEEKKKEEKKA, encoded by the coding sequence ATGCCAAAAGAAGTTGTTGAAAGTTTAGTGGAAGGTGGAAAAGCAACCGCAGGTCCACCATTGGGTCCAGCACTTGGTCCTATGGGTATAAATATTGGTCAAGTTATTGCTGACATCAATAAAAAAACAGCTGATTTTAAAGGCATGCAGGTGCCTGTTAAGGTTATTGTTGATCGCGCGACAAAGAGCTATGAAATTACCGTTGGTACACCACCAGCAAGCGCGCTTATCAAGAAAGAAGCAAAGGTTCAGAAGGGTTCTGGTTCTCCAAAAGATACGAAAGTTGCTGATCTGAGAATTGAGCAGATCATTAAGATTGCCAAGATGAAAGAGGATTCTCTTCTCGGAAAAGATCTTAAACAAAAAATCAAGGAAGTTATTGGGACCTGTCGTTCTATGGGTGTCCTTGTTCATGGTGTAGAGCCTGTAGAGGCTATTAAACAAGTTAATGCAGGAAATTTTGATAAAGAAATCCGTGAAGAGAAGACCGAGCTTAGCGCTGAGGAGTTACGCCAGTTAGAAGAAGAGCGTAAGCGACTTGAAGAAGAGATGAAGGAGAAGCGCGAGGAATTCTTACGAAAGGCTAAAGCAATTGCCGAGGAATTCAAGGATAAAGAGCCACGAGAAATCCAGAAGAAGCTCATTGAAGCTGGTATTCCTGATAAGATTATCCACGAAGTTGTCAAGATAGAAGAGAAGAAACCTGAAGACAAAGGAGCCAAGCCTGAAGAGAAGAAGAAAGAAGAAAAGAAGAAAGAAGAAAAGAAGGCTTAA